The following are encoded in a window of Miscanthus floridulus cultivar M001 unplaced genomic scaffold, ASM1932011v1 fs_342_1, whole genome shotgun sequence genomic DNA:
- the LOC136531411 gene encoding uncharacterized protein, producing MPPPSGLPPWPTPSTTRLATPTPTRPPPRTTHVRPPPPPYTRVRLPPPPPATTPPPPRLEPATPKPAAVSTPLPPATVSVASSSSTCLDCVHFGKCSGCTHELDLDKPPVLQEVANFFKGHGVGDFTFSRGRLSQWRCRAKLAVRGTPENPLIGLYQEGTHVVIDIRECRAHHPSINAAVKLLRQGITELSIQPIDEDAGTGELRYVQMAVTTYNTSIPVDKRYEQGKIQVSLVWNSRDERSQNAEKLTSLIEYLWRNVGPKSIVHLIHSIWANFQTSTSNIIFGHKWRHLKGERDLWERYGGVDISLDPCSFGQANTLSFNSLLHKLNKYVPRGSTVVDLYSGAGVIGLSVAASRKCRSVKCVEINKQSKMSFETSASRLPANLGCTITWHHTDASVEPVHWLEGSSVVIVDPPRKGLHPSVISALQKVALSERKAYKAKSSLAKVKDEKRPWILRAREAAVHVDNTTTEEGSETWPETLIYISCGWESFKKDCKSLISSKAWQLENAHAFNFFPGTDSIEILAIFKRGSEAGQKKKKKAKKKKAK from the exons ATGCCTCCCCCGTCGGGTCTGCCTCCCTGGCCGACGCCGTCCACCACGCGCCtggcgaccccgaccccgacgcgGCCTCCTCCTCGCACCACCCACGTCCGCCCGCCGCCTCCACCTTACACTCGCGTCCGCCttcctccgcctccgcctgctACGACGCCACCACCGCCCCGCCTGGAGCCCGCCACGCCAAAACCAGCGGCCGTATCCACACCCCTGCCTCCTGCAACTGTCTCCGTAGCGTCTTCGTCGTCCACCTGCCTCGATTGCGTCCATTTCGGCAA GTGCTCAGGGTGCACGCACGAGTTGGACCTCGACAAGCCGCCGGTGCTTCAGGAGGTGGCGAATTTCTTCAAGGGGCACGGGGTCGGAGATTTCACCTTCAGCAGAGGCAGGCTG TCCCAATGGCGGTGCCGGGCAAAGTTAGCTGTTCGTGGAACACCAGAGAACCCATTGATTGGTTTATACCAGGAAGGGACGCATGTTGTTATAGATATTCGAGAGTGCAGAG CTCACCACCCAAGCATTAATGCTGCTGTTAAGTTGCTAAGGCAAG GTATAACGGAGCTAAGTATTCAGCCAATTGATGAAGATGCTGGAACTGGTGAACTCAGATATGTTCAG atGGCCGTGACAACATATAACACATCTATTCCAGTTGATAAAAGATACGAGCAAG GGAAAATTCAAGTTTCATTGGTTTGGAATTCAAGAGACGAGCGCTCCCAGAACGCAGAGAAGCTGACTTCATTGATAGAA TACTTGTGGAGAAATGTTGGGCCAAAAAGTATTGTTCATCTGATCCATTCTATATGGGCCAATTTTCAGACATCAACCAGCAAC ATAATTTTTGGGCATAAATGGAGACATCTTAAGGGGGAgagggacctgtgggagcgttaTGGGGGAGTTGATATTTCTCTGGATCCTTGTAGCTTTGGCCAGGCTAATACTCTG TCATTTAACTCTTTGTTGCATAAGCTGAACAAGTATGTACCACGTGGTTCAACAGTTGTTGATTTGTACTCTGGGGCTGGCGTTATTGGCCTATCAGTTGCTGCTTCAAGGAAATGTAG GTCTGTGAAATGTGTTGAGATTAACAAACAGTCAAAGATGTCTTTCGAGACATCAGCAAGCCGACTTCCAGCGAACCTGGGTTGCACCATCACTTGGCACCATACTGACGCTTCAGTT GAACCTGTTCACTGGCTTGAAGGGTCTAGTGTCGTTATTGTGGATCCTCCCAGGAAAGGATTGCACCCATCTGTTATCAGCGCTTTACAGAAAGTTGCTTTGTCTGAGCGCAAGGCATACAAGGCTAAAAG CTCACTTGCAAAGGTTAAGGATGAGAAGAGACCATGGATCTTACGGGCAAGGGAGGCAGCAGTTCATGTTGATAATACAACAACTGAAGAGGGCAGCGAAACGTGGCCTGAAACTCTCATATACATTAGCTGTGGATGGGAAAGTTTTAAGAAG GACTGCAAAAGCTTGATATCCAGCAAGGCCTGGCAGTTGGAGAATGCTCATGCTTTTAACTTCTTCCCTGGCACAGATAG CATTGAAATCCTGGCGATCTTCAAACGGGGATCAGAAGCTggtcaaaagaaaaagaagaaagcaaAAAAGAAGAAGGCCAAGTAG
- the LOC136531407 gene encoding transcription and mRNA export factor ENY2-like, whose protein sequence is MRASINRPPTPSAEEDRDKEPSLREIINIKLVESGEKEKLMELLRERLVECSWKDEMKALCRAYARKKGRNNVTVDDLIHVITPKGRASVPDSVKAELLQRIRSFLMSTTLR, encoded by the exons AT GAGGGCGTCGATTAATCGGCCGCCGACGCCGAGCGCGGAGGAGGATCGGGACAAGGAGCCTTCTCTCAGGGAAATCATTAACATCAAG TTGGTAGAGAGTGGGGAGAAGGAGAAGCTAATGGAGCTCCTCCGCGAGCGGCTCGTCGAGTGCAGCTGGAAGGATGAGATGAAGGCACTCTGCAG GGCCTATGCAAGGAAGAAAGGAAGAAATAATGTGACGGTAGATGACCTCATTCATGTTATTACTCCGAAAGGAAGAG CCTCAGTGCCTGATTCGGTGAAGGCAGAACTCCTGCAACGAATCCGGTCCTTCCTTATGTCTACCACACTTAGGTAG
- the LOC136531406 gene encoding uncharacterized protein At3g27210-like: MGACASVHKDPEYPKKQFLDSPTKAKAANGKGGGGGGGVAPVGDGFGDLKAKVDAEQQRAEFNSKSPDSGSKDEVFFESRAWLDSDCEDDFYSVNGDFTPSRGSTPIYQPRAQTVMSNIFQPDMHSSKSPEPSPTGRRKLAELLQEAMQDGPEESTDEEQQLQSVAADGKPVSESTSSSACSTVLTPTAVAKSRKQKAWYTGRCCLPSFVHSLTVDESGRGQKMSSRPCAV; the protein is encoded by the exons ATGGGTGCTTGCGCTTCGGTTCACAAGGACCCGGAGTACCCCAAGAAGCAATTTCTTGACTCGCCCACAAAGGCGAAGGCAGCCAACgggaagggcggcggcggcggcggcggcgttgctcCGGTTGGTGATGGCTTTGGTGACCTCAAGGCCAAGGTCGACGCTGAGCAGCAGCGGGCAGAGTTTAACTCCAAGAGCCCGGATTCTG GTAGCAAGGATGAAGTGTTCTTCGAGTCTCGAGCTTGGTTAGATTCTGACTGCGAGGATGACTTTTACAGCGTGAATGGAG ATTTCACTCCATCTCGTGGCAGCACACCCATCTATCAGCCCAGAGCGCAGACGGTGATGAGCAACATCTTTCAACCAGACATGCACAGCTCCAAATCACCGGAGCCTTCTCCAACTGGACGTAGGAAGCTAGCTGAGCTCCTGCAGGAGGCAATGCAAGACGGCCCTGAAGAAAGCACTGACGAGGAGCAGCAGTTGCAATCTGTTGCTGCAGATGGGAAGCCGGTGTCTGAATCCACATCCAGCTCCGCTTGCAGCACAGTACTGACGCCGACCGCAGTCGCCAAGAGCCGGAAGCAGAAGGCGTGGTATACCGGACGCTGTTGCCTGCCGAGCTTTGTTCATAGCCTGACCGTAGATGAGAGTGGGAgggggcagaagatgagctctAGGCCATGTGCTGTTTGA